In Silene latifolia isolate original U9 population chromosome X, ASM4854445v1, whole genome shotgun sequence, the following proteins share a genomic window:
- the LOC141618901 gene encoding uncharacterized protein LOC141618901, translating to MIRKEDTIGDLTIEPELYEEIRKKQEEDARVARWREVVGEAMVEGGKKQFHMGSDGGLRFDGRWMKKEVAEFVARCLVCQRVKGEHKRPQDTWSKAELAKSYVKNVVKLHGVPKDIVSDRDSSHHASIGMAPFEALYGRKCRSPVCWDDRADTVVLGPEMIQEMVEQVHIIRQKMRAAQDRQKSYADLKRSDIEFVVGDKVLLKVSHMRGVMRKYVSDPTHVLEPEHVELDEQLSYVEEPKEILDRKVRKTRNGETALVKILWSNHKVEEATWEVEAAMREKYPSLFV from the exons ATGATCAGGAAAGAAGATACAATTGGAGATTTGACCattgagccagagttgtatgaagaGATCAGGAAAAAGCAAGAAGAAGATGCGAGAGTGGCGCGGTGGAGAGAGGTCGTGGGTGAGGCCATGGTGGAAGGCGGGAAGAAGCAGTTTCACATGGGTAGTGATGgtggtttgaggtttgatgggagatg gatgaagaaagAGGTTGCTGAGTTCGTTGCTAGATGTTTGGTTTGTCAAAGAGTGAAGGGAGAGCATAAGAGACCACAAG atacttggagtaaagctgagttggcTAAATCTTATGTCAAAAATGTGGTGAAGCTTCATGGTGTGCCAAAGGATATTGTGTCTGACCGTGATTCAAG TCACCatgctagtattggcatggcaccttttgaagcatTGTATGGGAGAAAGTGcaggagtcctgtgtgttgggatgataggGCAGATACAGTTGTATTGGGACCTGAGATGATACAGGAAATGGTGGAGCAAGTGCACATTATTCGTCAAAAGATGCGTGCAGCGCAGGATAGACAGAAAAGCTATGCAGATTTGAAAAGGAGTGATATAGAATTTGTTGTGGGAGATAAAGTGTTGCTTAAAGTGTCTCATATGAGAGGtgtgatgag gaagtatgtgagtgatcctactcATGTGCTGGAGCCTGAGCACGTTGAGCTTGATGAGCAGTTATCTTATGTTGAGGAGCCTAAGGAGATTTTGGATCGAAAAGTGAGAAAGACTCGTAATGGTGAGACTGCTCTAGTGAAGAttttatggtctaatcataaGGTGGAAGAAGCTACATGGGAAGTTGAAGCTGCTATGCGAGAAAAGTACCCTAGTCTTTTTGTTTGA